The genomic region TTCACGAGGTCCTAGATGACCGCACCCCGGCCGGCCGAACCGCCTTCCGAGGACCTGTCCCGCCTCGCCGAACTGCACGGCGTCGCCACCTCGTACAGCCCGTCCCCGGACCGCACGGTCGCGGCCTCGGCCGCCGCGGTCACCCTCACCCTGGCCGCTCTCGGCGTGGACGCGAGCACGCCCGGCGCAGTCCGCGCCGCGCTCGCCGCCCGGGAGCGGGAACGGGGCGGCAGACTGCTGCCGCCCACGGTGGTCGGCTGGGGCTCCGGCCCCCCGGCCGCCCTGGCCGCGCTCCCCGAGGGGAGCCGGCTGCACATCGAGACCGAGCAGGGCGGGACACGCGCCTCGGCCGAGCAGCTCCCACCCGGAGTCCACCGGCTGACCGCCACCGTCCCCGACGGCCGCACCGCCACCGCCCACCTGGTCGTCGCCCCGGCCCGCCTGCCCACCCCGACCGGGCGCTCCTACGGACTCCTCGTCCAGCTCTACTCCCTGCTGTCCCGCCGTTCCTGGGGCATGGGAGACCTGGGCGACCTCGCCGAGCTGGCCGGCTGGGCCGGGCGGTCGCTCGGCGCCGGTTTCGTCCAGGTCAACCCGCTGCACGCGGCCGTGCCCGGTGCCCCCACCGACCCCTCCCCGTACCGCCCCTCCTCACGCCGCTTCCCCGACCCGGTGCACCTGCGGATCGAGGACGTCCCCGAATGCGCGTACGTCGAGGACCGCGAGCGGCTGCGCGCGCTGCTGGAGAGATCCGGCCGGCTGCGCGAAGCGGTGCTGGAGAAGGGCGCGCTGATCGACCGGGACGCCGTCTGGGAGCTCAAGCGGGAGGCGCTGGAGCTGCTGTGCGAGGTGCCGCTCGGTCCCGGCAGACGCGCCGCCTACTGCGACTTCCTCGCCGAACAGGGCCAGGCCCTGGAGGACCACGCCACCTGGTGCGCGCTCGCCGAGGTGCACGGCTCGGACTGGCACCGCTGGCCGACCGGCCTGCGCGACCCGCGCTCGGCCGAGACCGTCCGGGCCCGCAACGGGCTGCTGGACCGGGTGGACTTCTGGTCCCGGCTCGCCTGGCTCACCGACACCCAGCTGACCGCCGCGCAGCGCGCCGGGCGCGAGGCCGGGATGCCGGTCGGGATCGTGCACGACCTCGCGGTCGGCGTCCACCCCGGCGGCGCCGACGCCTGGGCCCAGCAGGAGTACTTCGCCGCCGGCATGTCGGTGGGCGCCCCACCGGACGCCTTCAACGCCCGCGGCCAGGACTGGGGCCTGCCGCCCTGGCGTCCCGACCGTCTGGCCGAGTCGGGCTACGCCCCCTTCCGCGAGCTGCTGCGCGCCCTGTTCCGCTACGCCGGAGCCCTGCGCATCGACCACGTCATGGGCCTGTTCCGCCTGTGGTGGGTGCCGCAGGGCCGGCCACCGACCGAGGGCACCTACGTCCGCTACGACGCCGAGGCCATGCTCGCCGTCCTCGTCCTGGAGGCCTCCCGGGCCGGGGCGCTGGTGATCGGCGAGGACCTGGGCACCGTCGAACCGGGCGTGCGCGAGGCGCTGCGCGAGCGCGGGGTGCTCGGCACGTCCGTGCTGTGGTTCGAACGCGACTGGGAGGGCGACGGCCGCCCGCTGCCCCCCGACCGCTGGCGCGCCGACTGCCTGGCCACCGCCACCACCCACGACCTGCCCTCCACGGCCGCCCGCCTCACCGGCGAGCACGTCGAACTCCGCGACAGCCTGGGCCTGCTGACCCGCCCGCTGGAGGAGGAGCGCGCCGAGGCCGCCGCCGACACCGGCGAGTGGCTGGCCCTGCTCACCCACCTCGGCCTGCTGCACGGCACCGGCGGCACCGACACCTCCTCCGAGGAGGCCGAGATCCAGGCCGTCCACCGCTTCCTGCTGCGCACCCCGGCCCGCATGGTCGGCGTCTGGCTCCCGGACGGGGTGGGCGACCGCCGCCCGCAGAACCTCCCCGGAACGTGGGACCAGTACCCGAACTGGCGCCTGCCGATCGCCGACGCGGAGGGGCGTCCTGTCACGCTGGAGCAACTGGCGGCGTCACCCCGGCTGCACGCCCTCATCGAGGTTCTGCGACAACCGC from Streptomyces chartreusis NRRL 3882 harbors:
- the malQ gene encoding 4-alpha-glucanotransferase gives rise to the protein MTAPRPAEPPSEDLSRLAELHGVATSYSPSPDRTVAASAAAVTLTLAALGVDASTPGAVRAALAARERERGGRLLPPTVVGWGSGPPAALAALPEGSRLHIETEQGGTRASAEQLPPGVHRLTATVPDGRTATAHLVVAPARLPTPTGRSYGLLVQLYSLLSRRSWGMGDLGDLAELAGWAGRSLGAGFVQVNPLHAAVPGAPTDPSPYRPSSRRFPDPVHLRIEDVPECAYVEDRERLRALLERSGRLREAVLEKGALIDRDAVWELKREALELLCEVPLGPGRRAAYCDFLAEQGQALEDHATWCALAEVHGSDWHRWPTGLRDPRSAETVRARNGLLDRVDFWSRLAWLTDTQLTAAQRAGREAGMPVGIVHDLAVGVHPGGADAWAQQEYFAAGMSVGAPPDAFNARGQDWGLPPWRPDRLAESGYAPFRELLRALFRYAGALRIDHVMGLFRLWWVPQGRPPTEGTYVRYDAEAMLAVLVLEASRAGALVIGEDLGTVEPGVREALRERGVLGTSVLWFERDWEGDGRPLPPDRWRADCLATATTHDLPSTAARLTGEHVELRDSLGLLTRPLEEERAEAAADTGEWLALLTHLGLLHGTGGTDTSSEEAEIQAVHRFLLRTPARMVGVWLPDGVGDRRPQNLPGTWDQYPNWRLPIADAEGRPVTLEQLAASPRLHALIEVLRQPPDPSGP